One Salmo salar chromosome ssa01, Ssal_v3.1, whole genome shotgun sequence DNA window includes the following coding sequences:
- the LOC106611944 gene encoding serine protease 27 — protein sequence MNAQKQILMDKELLTMGNQMKVLVLLLLMMTMYIPPATTSTTPVCGITAVNNKIVGGQDASAGSWPWQASLQESGSHVCGGSLVNKEWVMSAAHCFSSTSPNGWSIILGRQNQQGSNPNEVSTTVDEIVLHPAYDRSTQDNDIALLRLSSPVNFTDYIFPVCLASSDSVFHQGTESWVTGWGNTNEGDPLPPPQTLQEVEVPVVGNTQCDCLYGAGSITDNMLCAGVLEGGKDSCQGDSGGPMVVKQNSVWVQSGVVSWGYGCAQPNLPGVYTRVSSYQSWINSQIGTDQPGFVEFTSSGVDADSSYICPTVDPTDTDSIFDKGQGLFGSLYMLSALFILVFLTT from the exons ATGAATGCACAGAAACAG ATTTTAATGGACAAGGAGCTTCTGACAATGGGGAATCAAATGAAGGTTCTTGTGCTTCTTCTGTTGATGATGA CCATGTATATCCCTCCAGCCACCACATCAACAACCCCTG TGTGTGGCATCACTGCTGTCAACAATAAAATAGTGGGAGGTCAAGATGCCTCTGCAGGAAGTTGGCCCTGGCAGGCAAGCCTCCAAGAATCTGGCAGCCACGTTTGTGGTGGGTCCCTCGTCAACAAGGAGTGGGTGATGTCTGCAGCCCACTGCTTCTCCAG CACAAGCCCAAACGGTTGGAGCATTATCCTTGGTCGACAGAACCAGCAGGGCAGTAACCCCAACGAAGTGTCCACAACTGTGGATGAGATCGTTTTACATCCAGCTTACGATAGAAGCACACAGGACAACGACATCGCTCTGCTCAGACTCTCCTCACCAGTTAACTTCACTGATTACATCTTTCCCGTCTGTCTGGCATCAAgtgacagtgttttccaccaggGCACTGAGAGCTGGGTGACTGGCTGGGGCAATACCAATGAAGGAG atcccctccccccaccccagACTCTGCAAGAAGTGGAGGTTCCAGTTGTGGGGAACACACAGTGTGACTGCCTGTATGGGGCCGGCTCAATCACAGACAACATGCTCTGTGCTGGTGTTCTGGAAGGGGGCAAGGACTCATGTCAG GGTGACTCAGGAGGTCCAATGGTGGTTAAACAGAACTCCGTCTGGGTCCAGTCTGGTGTTGTTAGTTGGGGTTATGGCTGCGCTCAGCCTAATCTCCCTGGGGTCTACACCAGAGTGTCCAGTTACCAGTCCTGGATCAACTCCCAGATCGGCACCGACCAGCCAGGCTTTGTGGAGTTTACATCCAGTGGGGTAGATGCTGACAGCAGTTACATCTGTCCTACTGTCGACCCCACTGACACAGATTCCATTTTTGATAAAGGGCAGGGTTTGTTTGGCTCCCTTTATATGCTGAGCGCCTTGTTCATTCTGGTGTTTCTTACCACTTAA